Proteins encoded within one genomic window of Oryza brachyantha chromosome 7, ObraRS2, whole genome shotgun sequence:
- the LOC107304553 gene encoding cysteine-rich receptor-like protein kinase 10: MPRAAAALLLTVLALVAPPLSAAATDALDDDDDHRSAFHACGNQGQYAPNSSYEANLRYLAGTLPAKVNGSSSSFASVLAGERPDEISAYGFCNSSSGCAACLATAFRHAQLVCPYSRRAMADLRACRVSYHNVHRREQVVRVVPAVAIFGDRMSSRWLEILVDDFPMMLLLQVMGIACVLFMFLQEWRASRKGAASANLLP, from the exons atgcctcgcgccgccgcggccctcCTCCTCACCGTGCTCGccctcgtcgcgccgccgctgtccgccgcggccaccgacgccctcgacgacgacgacgaccaccgcTCGGCGTTCCACGCGTGCGGGAACCAGGGCCAGTACGCTCCCAACAGCTCCTACGAGGCCAACCTGCGGTATCTCGCCGGCACGCTCCCGGCCAAGGTGAAcgggtcctcctcctccttcgccagcgtcctcgccggcgagcgaCCCGACGAGATCTCCGCGTACGGCTTCTGCAACTCGTCGTCGGGCTGCGCCGCCTGCCTCGCCACGGCCTTCCGGCACGCGCAGCTGGTGTGCCCGTACAGCAGGCGCGCCATGGCCGACCTCCGCGCGTGCCGTGTCAGCTACCACAACGTCCACCGCAGGGAGCAAGTCGTGCGCGTCGTACCAGCCGTGGCCATCTTCGGCGATC GTATGTCGTCTCGGTGGTTGGAAATTTTGGTCGACGATTTTCCTATGATGCTGCTGTTGCAAGTAATGGGGATCGCCTGTGTGCTGTTCATGTTCCTTCAGGAGTGGAGAGCTAGCAGAAAAGGCGCTGCCAGTGCCAACCTGCTGCCTTAG